The genome window ACATATTTACCCAGTGGTCAAAACTTctgtattgaaaatgttttgtcaTTCTACACACCTTCTTTCCCCACTATTTTGGGGGTtttctccttgtctcttcagttgcatttattgcacacactactgctgaaaatgtatcatTCCACCCTCCACCCTCTACCTTTTATCCTTTTGCACAGCTGCTCTAGTGTTACTGAACAgctattttgaagcagcaattcaaaaatgtttcagcctccatttctactattgagaactaccaactaccaaaatggaaaccaaaatcACACCTGGGGCATGCACCATTACTTGAAAGAACAAAAACACATAGTACCTcccacatttttcagccaaatttctGCAGAAAtgcacaatcattactgcagcagttcctGATTTCATGCAGTGACTACTCCTAATACTCTCTTCTATTGCCtcagcttcaaaatcactctgtCCCCTACTGCTACATACTTTAATACGAAAtagacaaagctgatccaatcaaccatgctagtttgtatcccTGCCTCAATATTACTTTGATATTACAAAGATAActttaaaaatccttttaaatTGATATATGGTAAAATCAGGAAGAGAACAATTCCCAACCAGTCACTCAAAATCCTATTTCAGTCTATGCAATGGAACTTACTTCCATGAAAGAGTTTataattgcattataaaaagaatCTATTAAGACTGGAATACAAATATTACAATTTGAATTCGTGGGTATGAATCAGTCAGTAATATTCAGAACTCACTGttaatatataaaaaagaattgGTTACTTCAACCATTGAATTTTGAGCATTAGTCCACTCAAAATGAGAGACAGAAGCCATATTATGTCACAGTGCAATGGATAACACTTCCATGTCAGAAATCTATGTAATGTGCAACAGGTGTAAGTGCCTAATTTTGGGGCCAATTGTGGCTCCACTTGTAAGTCAATAAGtagaggaaaagaaacaaaggaTAATTTCTCCCAAGGCTTGGAGATAAGGAAGGGGACATAGGGGGAGGTTAGGTGGGGGCCCTTCTTGTCAAGCAGGAAGAAGGTGTGGTCCATGACCCTAAGAATATATATGGCAGAAGAGAGTTCTGGAAAGGATGAGGATGTGCTTAGCCTGATTATTTGTTTTGAATCAGGTAGGCTTCTAAGGTGACCTCATTTAGAGCTCATGTGGTACTTACACACCATGTGAGCCAACAAGCAGTAAAAAGAAGTGAAAAAGAGGAATGCTACAAAACTGTCACGATCTCTTTTAACCAATAAAAGTTTGCTAGACATTTTGAGATTAGCACTAATTTTAATAGATCCATAATTTCTTCTAAGCCCCAGAGTTCTACATACTTTTTTTGTCTGAAAGCGTTTATTTTTTCTTCAAAGCACTCAGTTTATTCTCATTTGTACAATAATCAATGTTCTACCCCAACTTCGTCAGAACATCCTCCACTCTCATGAAAACACTGCATTCTTAATGATGTATTGAAAATGTGAGGTCATGCAGCAAGAAGGCTTTGGTTCTAAACTGCCTGGTTCCTGAAGGACAAAGAGCCAGCCACTGATTTATAAAACAAAACTCTATATGATTATTTAATTATTAAGATGCATTTATAAGATTCTTCTACAGCATACTATTTGTGACATTCAAACACAGTGTAAAAAAGATCTCAACATACTCAAAATCACAAAATACTGTGGCGTTATCTAGGCTAGTTGAATCTGCGACTATACCTTTTCAACATAAAGGTGTCAAGAGCTCTGTGAATCAatttgccacatcttcctggaccttctttatgTTGGTATACTCCGCCAGGTCCTAGTGGTTGCCTTCTCCCATTTCCTATTCTCTAGCTGCATTTAAAACTCTTACTTAACCACTGTttctgtcaaaaccattattatctGCCATGAGAAACaaagcactttgataaaatagcatttattttgCTCCAGACGCCTACAAGCAAGActtcctttttgtaaagttgggcccaccatttttttttccgcagcaggaatgagaaagaaaatggtgggtgtaactttacaaaaaggcaagtcccGCTAATAGGCATCCAGAGTAATGTAAATGCTATTTTATTAAAGTGCTATGTTTCCCATTGCAGATAATAATGGTTTTCACAGAAGCAGTGCTTAAATAAGAGCTTtaaatgctgccagagaatccagatttctttttttcttttttctccaacCAAGTATTTTATGGCGGGCGATGCTTAACCAATGGAAATAGCCTCATTTAAGTGAGCTAATACTAttaaatatcaaaacatcagagAGTTCAGAAGTGGCTTAGAAAGCAAGAAATTTCTTGTCCAAGACTGCCTTTCTGAAAAAGACCCTGCATGCTTGCTCGATTCTGCAGTCAAGTTTTAAAACTCCGGCGCCGTAGCGGTCAGATTTGGGCTTCTTTAAGCTGGATGCTTTTCAAGAGTCCATCTAGCATTTGCTGCTCAAGCCCGTTTAGAGATGTCTTCGTAGGCCACGCTTTCTACTCGGCGTCCCTGCAGAGGACCAGTTTCGATGAGTATCGTGGCTGAAAAGGTTTTTTCGTTTATGCCTTCTAAAGTCGCTTCGTTTCCTCTGTAGCCGCCATTCAGAACTAGCACCTTTTTGCCTGGTGCTGGAATCACTGTTTCCAGATGGGTCTGGTCGAGTTTCAGTTTGTCCCCAGAATCAATCACCCTGACAACGGCTGTGTATTTGTCGATCACTTCCTTAACAATGGCCTTCTTTTTATGGTATTTCTCACCAAGCTTCTTTGTTATGATTTTGACCACAATTTCGGGCTGTAGCCAGTAGTCACTTCGAGCcgattttttcttctcttcttctaactctatgatttcaTCCAGTGCcgtctttctcttcttttctttaggTTGCCCCGAGATAGACGTTTCTTTCCGTTTAACCATTAGTGCTGCTCCTACCGTCTTCAGCCCGCTGGGTCCAAACAAACTGGGCTGGGGCTGTGCCGCTGCTGAAGTGCTTGCTCCTTTGTTCAAATTAAATACCACTTTCTCTTCCTCGTTTTCTCGGTTCAGTTCCGTGTAGACCGGTGTTTCCTGGTCCTTCCCTTCCAAGCCTCTCTTGACTTGCTCTTCGATGAACCTGGCTGACTTCTCTTCGTCGTCCAagtcctgcttcttcttcttctcttcctcttgctGCCGGCAGATCGTCTCGGGGTCTCGGTCAATGTATTGGATATACCAGCCTTTGGGGGTTTCATCCACCTTGCAGAAGCCTTCTTGCCCTAGCCACTTGGTAAAATCGGTCAGCGTCTCCCATTGCGTGGTGTTCATATGGATGTGCTCTCGATGACTGATATATTCATTGTATACTATGTTGTTATGGACTCTCTTTGTTCCAAATCGTCTTCTGAGCAGTTCTAAGAAATCATTCCGGAATTCCTCTGAGAAGTGATCCATGAATTGTTGAGGATTTTCAGACGCAAGCAGAAGCTGTCTCTGGTGAGATTCTGATATGCAATGACATTTGAAGCCATTCTCGTCCCTGCACTGCTTCTGGCACATCTGGCAATACCAGCGAAGTTTCTGCAGCCCCTTCAATTTAATGCGGTTCGCGATCGCCTTGGGACTGAGGAAGTCCATTTTCCCCATGTTGAAAAATAAAGCAGATTCCGCCTTCGGCTTCTTTCCGGCTTCTTTCCTTAAGTACAGCTGACCCAACAGCGTAAATACCGTGCAGCCTTTCTCCCCTTTCGTCTGCTTTATCCTTGCCTCTCCATGGTGCCATCAAAAGATCTACCGCTCTAGCCGGTCGACTTTATGGCGCGAGCGCAATCTCTACCTTAAAGCCTGTAGAACACGTGGACGTTCTACCCTGACTCTCTATGATGCCATTTTTTTGTCGGCGTTGGTCACGAGCAGGAAACATCGAGGGCGGATCACTCTAGCCTGTCAACTCTATGGCGAAAGCCCTATTGGTCCGCAGAATCCAGATTTCTTGATAGTGCAGGCACAAACTGCTCCAAGTTTTGCCAGAGAATGCATgattgcaggagcagcagtgacatagtggttaagagcaggtgcactctaatctggagaatcaggattgattccccgctctgccacttgggctgtggaggcttatctgaggaactagattagcctgtgcactccaacacatgccagctgtgtgaccttgggctagtcacagctttatagagctctctcagccccacccacctcacagggtgcttgttgtgggggggagggaaaagagattgtaagcccctctgagtctcctacaggagagaaggggtatacatacaaattcttcttctttatgttgaaaatgGTATAGATCAGAATATTTCAAGTTCAGTTCTCAATTTCAGCCACTGCCAATAAGACGTGCCTGAGATTATGAAGGTATGACTCTGTGAATAAAACAGCTTGCCAATATTTTGTGCCACCTCCTGAGGAAGGATTCAATCTATGAGTGGGATGCAgatggaaaaaaattgttttaagaaAACAAAGTGCTGTATTTTTATCAGCCATGTTCTAAGCCCTTCAGATTCTAAAAAGCAAATACATCCTTACAAATTAAGGTGAGCATGGAATAGGTGTTTCCACGTCTCTACTAAAACTGAATGAGGAGCCAAAGTGACATTTGCTGCCTAAGTCATTACTAACCCAGGAAACAAATCTTATTTTGTTATTCAGAAGGGAGCTTTAACATGCTTTAGAGTAATTTTAGTACTATTTACGTACAAGAAAATTGGTTGTAAGAGTGGACTATAAACCTCCAGCAGCCTGCTTCACAACATGAGATTCTGATTAAGCTATCCTGAGAATTGTTAAATAGGCTGGCAAATCTAATTGAAGTAGTGTACCTTCCTGGTGTCTGGAAGCTTGGCCCCCCCAGACTTACCTTGGTTCTATTTGCTGtcctgaaagggaaaggaaggcgaTGACATGACTTGGAGGCTCTGCCCGGACCAGTAGCATAGTAGAGAGAAATatccagagagggctctgtgcttGCATGGGCTCTCCTCGGATGCCCTTCATGGCTCAGCCAAtcagactttggccctttccgcacaggccaaaaacggcgccctggggacggcaaaaatgccatccccagggagccgttcgcacagggggcgcagctgcattgcagccacgccacccgagcggcacgaagctgctgttttccgacctcgcttccctagcgaggttttcggaaaacggcagctttgagtcgctgccgtgcgaacggcagtggctcgaaggcgccctccctccccccttctcaccgtccacctaccgtgtctgtggctgtccagcgcatcgctgaggcctggggacacgccccccctgccctgcaacgctggaGCACTCGCAAATATCCAGATAATTTAAGCtacctctcccagtagccagttcCAGGGCATGGATATTGTATTCTCCTTTAGGGAGGATGTCATggctatttgcaaggcagatgttGATGAGGGAAGTCCAGGCAGGGTTTTACTGCATACTTCTGGGTAtgctagccaatgcagagaatgagcTCCCCCTTttggcactgctaggcaccccaagggtagGCAGGATGGGCAGAGTTACCAATGATTACATATATACATGTACTCTGCGGTTTCGTTTAAAAGCATCCCTAAGTCTGTGCCACTGAACTGTGCACATTATTCCAGGGTACAGGGAAATGCCTGCCTTAATCCACTAAATATGTTACCCCAAATCCTgaaagtctgtcccttttagagtgggggagtTAGCAAGAGCacactcttggcttagcaaaaagtTGGGCAATTTCAGCGTCTTGGTTGCCTATAtataccaagatcagcttttgcaagaaattctgcaggagagcaaaataaagttttacCATTTTATTTAGGTATAAAGGTACCCAAGCACATAATAatcaaagcaacagaacacatatacagtcctaggatataagcagtgttgagtggataggtttggaatagatgaaggtaATTTAGGGAGTAAGGGTTATGGTCACCTGATTCAAGGATGGACTGGCCCGATGAATTGAGCTGAGTGGCCCACACTTAGCTctggcagaagaaagaacagcatattgtggaacaatatcaatgGACAGAGAAGTGTCCAGAGTTATTGAACACTGGTACCTGGGAGAGGTAGCTTCTCATAGGGAAAAGGGGATCcccagggttatgcagagtggcccttaatcttcCAGAATAAAGGGAagtctttccagggaaagacaggaGGCAGACATCAGCCTTAAGTActgagtcattaatctaatggttgaggcataTGCTTGATAGGGTGAGCTTAGGAAggtaaagggggaagggggaaggtagctCATTAAATTACAACTTCTGTATCAGTGACAATATAAATAGGGTAGTCAtcagagagattagtcagaggaagaaatattGAGTTAATACAAAACTGGCTGGAACATTGGAGGcgaacacattaacaagtcctttgtctttgcaggagGACAGTCCAGGGCTGGAAAATGCTCTCCAGGGCATGGATATTGTATTCTCCTTTAGGGAGGATGCCATggctatttgcaaggcagatgttGATGAGGGAAGTCCAGATTGGTTTTACTACATACTTAGTCTGGTGTAAATCCTATCAATTATTGCCCTCCAAAATGTTGTATTgtaaacagccttgctcaaatcttgcaaactgagggttgtagCTTTCTTTCctgagtcaatccacctcatgttgtgtcttcctcttgtcctgctgccctcagcttttcctagcattattgtattttccagcaaCTCTTgtgttctcataatgtgaccaaagaaaacagcctcagtttagtaactttaacttctagggaaagttcaggcttgaatTCGAAATCACTCATTTGTCTTTTTGACAGTCCATGGTCCCCATAAAACTATTCtccaatgccacatttcaaaggtATCAACTTTCTTAATGTTAGTTTTCTTCActgcccaactttcacacccatacttAGCAATGGGGATTATTGTAGTATGAACTATTGTTCTATATCAGGTCCtccatggctgccctttccacTTCCAATTTCCTGattgcagtttcccttttggttgatgatggagtcaaggaatagaaaacctttaacaatttcagtttcttcatggCCAGCCTTTAAGTTGTATAATTCCTCAGCAGTCATTTCTCTTCTTGATGTTAGGCTAtaatcttgctttggcactttctgctttaacttgcATCAATAGTCATTTCAGGTTTTCACTGTTttttgccagtaatgtggtgttatttatatctcaaattgttgatattccttccaccaattttcactccaccttcatttaTATCTATTCCTGTGTTTATATTGAAAAAGAcaaggagataaaatacatccttgtctgacaccttagACAACTGGAAACCATTATATGTGTCTATATTATGTCCTAACTGTCTCCTCTTACCTGAAATATAAGTTGTGCATCAAAACCATCGGATGTTGTATGGTACTTCAGATTCTTTTAAAACTAAGCTtttctgtaatctatgaaacacataCTGATTTTTCTCTGAAATTTTCTTGTATGCTCCAATGCTACAATGTAAATTTGTAAGTGTGATTTCTAATACctgttccttttctgaatccaccttgaacatctggcattctcattccatatatggcAACAGTCTTTTATTGTAAGATTTTGAACATCAGTTGAATTGTATGAAAAAGTAATGCAGTGTGCATTAGTTATTGCagtctaatttttttttgagGAGTGCAGGAATTGAAATGCTGATTGAAGATTTCCAGTCTGCAggctattgttttgttttccatatttgttggcatatgcttgttaagattttgatggacccTGCTTTTAGAttagctttcacttcactttcctCTCTTCTGTACAGTTCCCATCTTTTCCTGTGTTTTGTCATGTTCAATTAATGTATTGTCATGTTGATCTTTCCATATGCTTTAAATTTTCCCttaatttcttggatcttgtggaacagatctcattttcttcctttttgttgttctctCCTACGTAACACTGGCATTATAGTTATTTGTCTTCATGTGAAAATGGCTAGCACATTGCATTTAGTCTTCAGATTCTATTTCTGccaccttttacttttgtttcttgTGTATCTTTAGCCATTTTAATAGTTTAATCAGTCATCCATtggaactttttaattttttttactactgGGATAGTATTTGTGCCTTTTTAAATATTATC of Sphaerodactylus townsendi isolate TG3544 linkage group LG06, MPM_Stown_v2.3, whole genome shotgun sequence contains these proteins:
- the LOC125435700 gene encoding DNA/RNA-binding protein KIN17-like, which produces MGKMDFLSPKAIANRIKLKGLQKLRWYCQMCQKQCRDENGFKCHCISESHQRQLLLASENPQQFMDHFSEEFRNDFLELLRRRFGTKRVHNNIVYNEYISHREHIHMNTTQWETLTDFTKWLGQEGFCKVDETPKGWYIQYIDRDPETICRQQEEEKKKKQDLDDEEKSARFIEEQVKRGLEGKDQETPVYTELNRENEEEKVVFNLNKGASTSAAAQPQPSLFGPSGLKTVGAALMVKRKETSISGQPKEKKRKTALDEIIELEEEKKKSARSDYWLQPEIVVKIITKKLGEKYHKKKAIVKEVIDKYTAVVRVIDSGDKLKLDQTHLETVIPAPGKKVLVLNGGYRGNEATLEGINEKTFSATILIETGPLQGRRVESVAYEDISKRA